A single region of the Octopus bimaculoides isolate UCB-OBI-ISO-001 chromosome 6, ASM119413v2, whole genome shotgun sequence genome encodes:
- the LOC106867450 gene encoding protein SREK1IP1-like, whose translation MQSDIQGLISKLTNQVNEGNRAACKKCGYAGHLTFQCRNFIKADPRKDVLLDVSSTSSESSEDTQEFISPLVQLRQFEQEKKSSKKNSKKKHMKNKKSKKSKKKKKKLLSPSLKNSHRKRKADHLSESEGSSSREMPKHKRKKKKRRKDQEKSDKRMDGSKKMAKLMEERQHSPSRKYSSGKGSNSMSDTTDVDISSESESEQEGTWYNQRNIKMGAEKIHCNRERDSSPLIINQKSSHGQKHVKRTENYKNKPHQERQSSLSEKHHQ comes from the exons ATGCAGTCTGATATTCAAG GTCTTATTTCCAAATTGACAAACCAGGTTAATGAAGGCAATCGTGCTGCTTGTAAAAAATGTGGTTATG CTGGTCACCTGACATTCCAGTGTCGAAATTTCATCAAAGCTGATCCACGTAAAGATGTGTTGCTGGATGTTAGCAGTACAAGCTCAGAATCCAGTGAGGATACTCAGGAGTTCATTTCACCACTTGTCCAGCTTAGGCAGTTTGAACAGGAAAAGAAGAGTAGCAAGAAAAATTCCAAGAAAAAACACATGAAAAACAAGAAAtctaagaaaagtaaaaagaaaaaaaaaaa GTTACTATCACCATCTTTGAAGAACAGTCACCGGAAAAGGAAAGCAGATCACTTGTCTGAGTCAGAAGGCTCATCCAGTAGAGAAATGCcaaagcataaaagaaagaaaaaaaagcgtcGAAAAGATCAGGAGAAAAGCGATAAAAGAATGGATGGCTCCAAGAAAATGGCAAAGTTAATGGAAGAAAGACAGCATTCTCCATCAAGGAAGTATTCCAGTGGTAAGGGTAGTAATTCTATGTCAGACACCACCGATGTAGATATTTCTTCTGAGTCTGAAAGTGAACAGGAAGGTACTTGGTATAATCAACGTAACATTAAGATGGGTGCCGAGAAGATACACTGCAATCGGGAAAGGGACAGTTCTCCATTAATCATTAATCAGAAGTCTTCTCATGGGCAAAAGCATgtaaaaagaactgaaaattataagaataaacCTCACCAAGAAAGACAGTCAAGTCTCTCTGAGAAACATCATCAATGA
- the LOC106867454 gene encoding SAGA-associated factor 29 → MGRTKASGNSSHASHNSSPSNSDLGLTNSTAEIKMKEILKDLYHLIIQVQEERARGEHNLSNISKTHERMQQEQRNNPVTTKGEAKAALAISFTPYYKNKLRGLYNTAMQDAEAEAELVRKALDKISEIKSIQENRRLGKLDSDRPKPIIRRGVLMTMLQQNAVSLPLWVSKPGEKPPPLCGAVPADANYVGKTGDKVAARVKGQDGEEENWILAEISSYTPATGKYEVDDIDAEESNERHSLSRRRIVPLPIWKANPETDPDALFPKETLVLALYPQTTCFYRALIHEPPKRVLLILLLLFTFGKVSLFL, encoded by the exons ATGGGTCGTACCAAGGCATCTGGCAACAGCAGCCATGCTAGTCACAACAGCAGTCCAAGCAACTCTGATCTTGGATTGACTAACAGTACTGCTGAAATTaagatgaaagaaatactgaaagatTTGTATCATCTGATTATTCAAGTTCAG GAGGAGCGTGCGCGCGGTGAACATAATTTATCTAATATTTCTAAAACTCATGAAAGAATGCAGCAGGAACAGCGGA acAATCCAGTCACAACAAAAGGAGAAGCAAAAGCAGCATTAGCTATTTCAT TCACGCCTTACTACAAAAATAAACTACGAGGTTTATATAACACAGCCATGCAGGATGCTGAAGCAGAAGCTGA gcTAGTTAGAAAAGCTTTGGataaaatttctgaaataaaatctaTACAAGAAAACCGAAGACTTGGAAAACTTG ATAGTGACCGTCCCAAGCCAATTATTAGACGTGGTGTCCTAATGACAATGCTACAACAGAATGCTGTATCACTACCCTTATGGGTCAGCAAACCTGgggaaaa GCCTCCTCCACTATGTGGAGCAGTTCCAGCAGATGCTAATTATGTGGGCAAAACCGGTGACAAAGTTGCTGCCAGAGTTAAGGGTCAAGATGGAGAAGAAGAGAATTGGATCTTAGCTGAAATATCTTCCTATACTCCAGCTACTGGTAAATATGAAGTTGATGATATTGATGCAGAGGAGAGCAATGA GAGACATTCTTTGAGTCGAAGGAGGATCGTACCACTGCCAATTTGGAAAGCTAATCCAGAAACAGACCCTGATGCCTTGTTCCCAAAAGAAACG ctGGTCTTGGCTCTGTATCCACAGACTACATGCTTTTATCGTGCACTCATCCATGAACCACCAAAAAGGGTactattaattttgttgttactttttaccTTTGGTAAAGTCTCTCTGtttttatga